In the genome of Triticum urartu cultivar G1812 chromosome 5, Tu2.1, whole genome shotgun sequence, one region contains:
- the LOC125506407 gene encoding flowering-promoting factor 1-like protein 5 yields MSGSGSGSGVWVFKNGVMQLQPEQPAAGRKALLYVPTGERMTTLELLERRLGAHGWERYYENRDIVQLHRRDGGIDLISLPRDFTKFRSTHMYDVVLKNRDSFKVVDVPS; encoded by the coding sequence ATGTCTGGTTCGGGCTCGGGCTCCGGCGTGTGGGTGTTCAAGAACGGCGTGATGCAGCTGCAGCCGGAGCAGCCGGCGGCGGGCCGGAAGGCGCTGCTCTACGTGCCCACCGGCGAGAGGATGACCACGCTGGAGCTGCTGGAGCGGCGCCTCGGCGCGCACGGCTGGGAGCGCTACTACGAGAACCGCGACATCGTGCAGCTCCACCGCCGCGACGGCGGCATCGACCTCATCTCGCTCCCGCGGGACTTCACCAAGTTCCGCTCCACCCACATGTACGACGTTGTCCTCAAGAACCGCGACAGCTTCAAGGTCGTCGACGTCCCAAGTTAA